Part of the Zingiber officinale cultivar Zhangliang chromosome 6A, Zo_v1.1, whole genome shotgun sequence genome, GTCTTGCGATTTGTAATGCTGCTATTGCAAGATAAAGTCGTTGTATCTTAGGAGACAATTTCCATGTTCCCTGGGCACCGTGTGTGGGGCAAAttcgtcttaaagagatagagtctaatTCTAGCCTCGACTTCGTCAAAATGGTGATATACCGTCATTTTGCCCGCGCTCAAATTGTACCACCACTACAAGACCCCAACACCTCTCACTCAACCCCTATCAGATAGGTGTAAGTTTATAGAAATTCAAATAGTTTAGGTCTATTAATGAGTTCGATCAAAACTCACTAATTAACCTAGATAATTTAGATTGTGCTTATTTCAAATCGTATGAATTTCTCAGATTGCAAAGAGTCAAAAGATGTACACTATTACTTATTTTGGGCTCCCCAGAGATGCTCTAGTATTATGCTAACTTTTAGCTAGAATACTTGGACCTAGTCTCTCGGAGACCAAGACCATGTTAGACCTAATCTGAGAACATATCAGGACCAAGTTGAGCCTGGTCTCCCCACATCGGGCTTAACTTGGTCCTAGTCTGCTCTCAGATCAGTGCAATATGGTCTTGGAATCTAGGAGACCAGACCCAAATGTTCTAACTGAAGATATTTTTCGCTTTGGTACTACTAAGGGGTACAAAAATAGTAAAGGTgaacatatttggactccttagcACCTCAAAAATTCACATAAATTAGAATAAGTGCAATTGAAGTTCTATAAGTCGATTAGTGAGTTTTGATCGAAATTTAATGATGGACCTAGACTATTTGAACTTCTATCAATTGGCAATCACACAAAGAGTAGTGTTTTGAGAAGGTAGATTTGCAACCACATGTATAAGTGCAATTGAAGCTCAATAGATCGATCAGTGAATTTTGATTGAAATTTATTGATAGATCTAGACTATTTGAATTTTTGCGAATTTGTAACCACATGAAAGAGTAGAGTTTGGAGAAGATGAATTTGATGTCAAATCTTGATTCTGATTTTAatagttaaatttaaaaaaatgaattgTATAAATTGATTAGATAAAAGGAAGGGAGATAGAGATTTGTTTTCATGAGTGGAGAGATGTTGAAATTACATCCATCCGAgccatcaaaattattttaaattttaagtgttTCAAATGTGGCTTTGATGTATTGGAATTCGTTATGTGAAAAAATTAATATTGACAGGAGGGATAAAACAGAAAAACCACCCAAATCAGTGTGCTCTTTAGGCATTCTAAAGACCTCGGGGCTATGGCGCATGGAAGGACGTCTAGTTGTCATCTAGAGACCTACGATTCGATTTCGAAATACGacgtatttgtaagaattttttctccaaataagACTCACAATCAAGGGATGCTGAACTTCTTGGCGGCCCGCcatgagcgcttcccgatttaccctgacaACAGATGGGAAACTTCTATGAGGTTGGACCGGTCACCCCAGATTCGACGTTATCTAACCTAATTAATCATCTTTAGTTAAAAGTTTTatgcatgtattttttttaaatttatgttgGCCTGTTAAATTCCCGTATAAACTttattcaataaaaaaaatgtaaatctGCTACATTAACAACCCCTAGTACTAGCTCTATGGATATAGAGAGAGGTAAATACAAATACACAAGTATTAGGTGCATAGTAGAATAAATCTCAGATCATTAATTTTTGAGAATCGATCCCTGATTATTATACCAGAGATATTATACGTCTATCATCTGCCCTACACCTACTTTATTCGTTAAAGCATGCACATAGTGTCGCGGAAATAGAGCAGCCTAAAACAACCAATCACAGAGCCTAACATATGGTCCCTCATTAAAGCATGAACATGGTGTCGAATCTTATTTGTTTACTTGGTGGTCCATACAAAAAGTAGCCCATCGTTAGGATTATTTTTATACTTAAAGGGCTAAAGTAAAGTCTTGTCGGAAGTAAAATTTGTCTTGTTTAGATTACACTGTAATTTATCGTAATATATCAGTCGGCAATGCATTTTAATTTGGTTGATTAATCATATTAAAAATGGTTAGTTATTACATCCATATATTCTTACCAAAACtgtacatatttttttttaataattctggTATGTATGTCTAGCAAggaaatttatcataattttttttcttttaaataaataaaacataaaaacaCATTGAATAATAATATTTTCTTAATATTTGTATAATGCTGATAGACCAAAGTATAAATATTTGATTTATCTGGTCAAATAAAATAACAAGATACTTGGATTAGTCGAGTTGagcgagtatatatatatatatatatatatatatatatatatatatatatatatatatatatatatatatattgaaattGAAAATTCGTCTATAGAATAACAAACCATTTATCATGAATCGACTGTTGACGTCGAGTGCGTAGTTTAATTCAAAACGTTTTGTTCATTGTAACAGTATCATCGATAGATTGTTCAAACTTCTTAGCTGAATGATAATGATCAGTCGAATTTTAAACATACTGTTCACTACAAAAGTGTCATTAGTCGATTTAATAATCAACTAATATATAATAAATCCCTTTAAACCCTTTCAAGTCTAGAAATTAGGATTTAGTAGTTCATTGGTCGATTGATATCTTTGTTTTATATTACCAAGATTGAATTGTTACTTTATATAGTATCCGATTGATCTTAATCCATCAGAATTTTCTTTGATTAGCATTTGAttaattttgacttgataggACTTCCTTTGTCTAacatttattaaattttgatatGTCAAAACTTTACTATTGTCTGGCATTCGATCAAACTTGACCTATTAAAATTTTACCGTTGTCTAGCATCTGATTAACCTTGATCTATTAGAACTTCACCAATCACCACTACTTAGCATCCCATCAACCATAATCTATTAGAATTTCACCACTGCCCAACATTCGACCTTTATTGACCTATTTGGAATTCTCTCATTGTCAAGTGTCTAATTAATCTTGATCCATTTGAATTTTACGTTTCATGCTAAGTCTTTTGTCTTCCATAACCCACTTGAACTTCACCACTATTAACATTCGATTAACCTTAACATACATGACTTTTTATTCTCACATTAAATATATTAATCAAATATTGAAATTCAACGTAACTCAAGCTAACACCAAACTAGTCTTAACTAGAGGTTGATATTGTATCAACAGACAATTATTCAAATCGAATAAGAATATCCTATTATTAGTCATAGAGACATTAGCAATGAGATTAGAATCTTAATCTAATAACCAAAGGATACAAACTTTTATATGAATCTTgtagtttctttctacaaattgaTCAATACTCAAGATATTGCTAGTTAATTttggaatataataaacattacaAAGGGGAAGAATTGTATCTTTGTCTTCTATTTTCACTTTTATGTTGCCTTCAAAGTTTACAAAGTCTTTCATACTTGTATCAAGCCCCACAAATTTACTTTTATGACATGTCATAGGGTTGTTAAGATAAAATATACTTGTCTTTCCAATAGAGTTCTCATTGAGTGCAAAAAACGAAGGATTGCTTTGAATCATCTTACTTGTTCTCCCTTAGTTTTGTCTCTTCATCTTCCATGTTTGAATGACACTCCCAAATATAATGTTTAAACTTATGACAAAATTAACATTCAATTTGAGACTTATTTTATCTATCATCATACCTCACATGGTTATCgtttttctcttgctctttcacCTATTGCAAATGTGTGGTTTCTTTTATTGAATTGAAAAGGTTGCTTAATTATCTCTCCCTTGACCATGACCCTCGGTCTTTACCTCGACCTCGATCTCTGCCCCATTCTTGGTCTCAACCTCTACTagaaatatctcttttaatcttCAAATTAGTCTTTGCTTATAATGCATGTTCTAATTGTTCTTGTTTTCCATGATTCATCCTTTATGAGCCAATCTATTTAATTCATCAATAATCACGGTCttcaaatatttgaacttttcaaTTGCAACAACTCCGTCTCCATGATTAAACTTTATAAAACATAGTATCTTTTCAATTACACAAATTAACATCAAATATAGTTTGTCTAAGCCTCGTTATTTGGTTGATAATagtaaaaacttttataaaatagTCAGAGATAAATTTACTCTTCTTCGTACATAGTGAGTTAAATTCAATTGTTAGTGTGGGAAGCCGAACATTATTTACTTTACCTTCTCCCATAAATATATTGTCATTGGATCTAATACTACTTTATTAGAAAGTGTAGGACTCACAAATAACTTTATAGAAAGAAAAGAGAAGCCATAGTAAAATGGCTTCTATTGCAAAATGATTTATATTACCTgactatttatattaaaattttaaaccataaTTTATTAATCAGATTCATGTATTTATTCTATTTAGCTATATGAATTATAAAATTCATGTATGATCACTTGCTGCATATACACGAAATATTTATTGTAATCAcgtattcaaatttaatttttaaaatttaaaatttatttgtttatttaaaaaatatataatatatttgtgCTTCCAGGGTCGGGAGTGTTCGGCCATCTCTCTGACTCCTTCCTCGGGAGGAAGGGCTCCCTCACAGTCGTCTGCATCCTCAACGCCCTCTTCGGCTTTCTCACCTCCATCTCGCCAGCTTACTGGTTCTACCTCGCTCTGCGCTTCCTCACCGGATTCAGCACCGGCGGCGTCGGCCTCTGCGCCTTCGTCCTCGCCACAGAGCCCATCGGCCTCTCCAAGCGAGGCGTAGCCGGCATGTCCACCTTCTACTTCTTCTCCGCCGGCATTGCCCTCCTTGCAGCCATTGCCTACCTCTTCGACTCTTGGCGCTTACTCTACGTGGTAACTTCCCTCCCCTCCCTCCTCTTCGTCCTCATCATCCTCCCGTTCGTCTCCGAGTCCCCTCGCTGGTACCTTGTCCGTCGGAAAACGCCCGAGGCCATGGCCGTCATGCATAGCATCGCCAAGAAGAACGGGGAGCACATTCCGCCGGGCGTCGTGGTTGTACTCGACGGCGAGCATGAAGAACATAAAGAAGATAATCAAGTTGCAGAAATAAAAAATAACGGGAAAGTTGCGGTGGCGGCCGCCTCCATCATCGACGTCGTTCGCTCACCCACAACGAGAGTCCGGCTCGTCTTGATGGTGGCGATCAACTTCCTCAGCTCCGTCGTGTACTATGGCCTCAACCTCAATGTCGTCAACCTGGAGACCAACATCTACCTCAGCGTACTCCTGAATGCCGTCGCCGAGATGCCTGCTTACTTGCTCACCGCCGTGTTGCTCGACCGGTTCGGGAGAAGGCCGCTCGCTATCGGCACCCTGTGGCTCAGCGGCGTGTTCTGCGTCATGGGCAGCCTGGCAAGCGGCGTCGCGGCAATGAAGGAAGTGAGGATGGCCTGCGGAGTCATCGGAATCTTCGGGATGGCGGCCACGTATAACTTGTTGTTCATTTACACGGCAGAGCTTTTTCCGACAGTGGTGCGGAACGCGGCGCTGGGGTGCGCGTCGCAAGCGTCGCAGATGGGGGCAATCGCGGCGCCCCTGGTGGTGGTGTTGGGTGGTCCACTGCCTTTCGCGGTGTTCGGTCTCTGCGGAATGGTGGGTGGGTTTCTGGCGTTCTTGCTGCCGGAGACGATGAATCGTCCACTGTATGA contains:
- the LOC121998227 gene encoding organic cation/carnitine transporter 4-like, with the protein product MGSLGGATSDLRSPLLLPSERRLGIDEVLRQHAGEFGRWQLRHFVLVSAAWALEAFHTMVMIFADRETSEEPRQWDWLGGGAASTVAEWGLVGEQRYKIGLVQSAFFLGCMIGSGVFGHLSDSFLGRKGSLTVVCILNALFGFLTSISPAYWFYLALRFLTGFSTGGVGLCAFVLATEPIGLSKRGVAGMSTFYFFSAGIALLAAIAYLFDSWRLLYVVTSLPSLLFVLIILPFVSESPRWYLVRRKTPEAMAVMHSIAKKNGEHIPPGVVVVLDGEHEEHKEDNQVAEIKNNGKVAVAAASIIDVVRSPTTRVRLVLMVAINFLSSVVYYGLNLNVVNLETNIYLSVLLNAVAEMPAYLLTAVLLDRFGRRPLAIGTLWLSGVFCVMGSLASGVAAMKEVRMACGVIGIFGMAATYNLLFIYTAELFPTVVRNAALGCASQASQMGAIAAPLVVVLGGPLPFAVFGLCGMVGGFLAFLLPETMNRPLYDTMARLEEGERH